The genome window TTTTCGAAATAAAACAGATTTGGTTTATCCTTCCGGAGGGGACAATCCAAACCAACCGGCAACCTGGGTAAACTCACTGTCAGAGGAATACTTGTGGGGTAGTGAACAGTGGAATTTATGGTATAAATTCATCAACACATTCAACACCCAGGGTAAGATAACCTCATCGGATCAACAGGTTTATGATGAAGGCATGTATCTTTACTCGTATCTGTCAACATATACCTATGACTTTAACGGGAACAATACTGAAAGACTGGTGATTTTCAAAAGAGATTCAACACTTAGAAACAAATACCGGTACATATCTTCCTTCTCCGGAGACAGACTTCTTCAGACTGAAATATTCGAATGGGAGAATGAGACGTGGGTGCCAACTTATAAATGGGTTTACGCTTATAACTGGAACGGGACTGTCAAAACAATTGAGTATTCAGAATATTCTGGCGACGAGTATTTCATTATTGACAGAAAAGTATATACGTATGACAGCAATCGCAACCCAATAGAAATTCTCATTCAGGATTATGGGTCAGCAAACTGGACTGACAAGGAGCAAAGAATCCTGACTTACAATCAGAATCTGCCTGTTCTGGAAAGCAGGTACAGACGCGAAAACAATAACTGGGTTTTATTCACAAAACACACCCATATGTATAATTCCTTTAATAAAATTGACTCAACACGGATTGAAGATTTTCATATGACTGGACATTTTGTTTCCAGGACGAGTTATACGTATGACGAAAATCTGAATATAACCGAAGAACTTAAACAGTCGTGGTACCAGTCAAACCTGGTAAATTATTATAAGACCACATACGCGTATCAAAGCCTGACAGAAGTTGAAGATAACGAAACAATGCCGCAAACAACTGTGCTTCATCAGAATTATCCTAATCCGTTCAATTCTCAAACATCAATATCATTTCAACTGCCGGAAGCGCAGCAGGTTGAGCTGAGCATATATAGTTATACAGGTCAAAAACTCACAACCATTTTTAACGGCGCAAAAGAACAAGGAGATCACCAAATCCAATGGGATGCAGCAGGTTTCGCTTCCGGAATCTATTTCTGCGAACTCAGGACTGCAAGCCAGCGCAAGTCAATCAAACTGATATTGTTGAAATAATAATGAGGAAAAATACATAAACCACTCTGCTTTTATATTTCCTCCGGATTGACTGAAATATTCGCCAATGAAAATCATACGGACAGGATGCCTCAATTACAATACATGACAGCGGAGCAAAGTTGTACCGGCGTTCTGTACAAGCCCGTCAATAATTTAGTTTAAACCATATTTCCGGTAACTGATATTTACGTTTAATCAGGATATACCGGTAAATCCATTCAGCTGATCAGCTAATGTACTATTGGCGCGGATATCAGCTTCCTCTTATTTGTATTCAAATGATGGCCTATCCTATTTTACCAATACAAGTCTTTTTGTATCACTAAAATCACCTGCCTGCATACGATAGAAATACACTCCTCCCGCCAGGCCAGAAGCGTTAAAAATGACTTCATAGCTGCCCATTTCCTTTTCTTCATCAACCAGTATTGCTACTCTGTTACCTATAATATC of Ignavibacteriales bacterium contains these proteins:
- a CDS encoding T9SS type A sorting domain-containing protein; translated protein: MYKVLLLVVVIGQFVFAQDPHLYFRNKTDLVYPSGGDNPNQPATWVNSLSEEYLWGSEQWNLWYKFINTFNTQGKITSSDQQVYDEGMYLYSYLSTYTYDFNGNNTERLVIFKRDSTLRNKYRYISSFSGDRLLQTEIFEWENETWVPTYKWVYAYNWNGTVKTIEYSEYSGDEYFIIDRKVYTYDSNRNPIEILIQDYGSANWTDKEQRILTYNQNLPVLESRYRRENNNWVLFTKHTHMYNSFNKIDSTRIEDFHMTGHFVSRTSYTYDENLNITEELKQSWYQSNLVNYYKTTYAYQSLTEVEDNETMPQTTVLHQNYPNPFNSQTSISFQLPEAQQVELSIYSYTGQKLTTIFNGAKEQGDHQIQWDAAGFASGIYFCELRTASQRKSIKLILLK